agtatacCAATACTGCTAGTAATAATGGTATTACTAgtgctagtactgctagtaatactagtacaactagtaatactagtattgctagtTTACTAGTAATTCAAGTAAtattagtactgctagtaatactactactgcttgtaatactagtaatactaatacTGCTAGTCatattagtaatactagtactgctagtaatattaCTACATCTAGTAACAGTAGTACTGCTACTAATACTAGTACAACTAGTAATACTAATCTAATAGTAATACTAGTAGTACTAATGCtgctagtactactagtaatatTATTACTCGTATTAATACaactaatactagtactgctagaaatactagtactgctagtacaactagtactgctagtaatactagtactgctagaaaTACTAGTACTaatagtaatactagtactgcgaGTAATACTGGTACTGCTACCAcaactagtaatactagtactgctagtaatactactaGTGCTGCTAGTACAGCTAGTATTGATAGTAATACTAATAGTGCTAGAAATACTAATACTGGTAGAaaaatactagtactgctactaatactagtactgctagtaatactagtaatactagtactgctagtaattcTAGTATTTCTAGTACTAGTAATACTCGTACTgcaagtaatactagtaatacaaGTACTAGTACTAATAGtaatactgctagtaatactaatacTGGTAGTAATACCAAGACTGCTAGTACGGCTAGTAACAATAGTACTGCTAGAAATACTAGTAcagctagtaatactagtattcCTAGTAATAATAGTACTACTTGTTTTACGAGTACTGATAGTAATACTAGTAGTGCTAGTAATAATTCTACTGCTAGTAATAATTCtgctgctagtaatactagtactgttagAAATACTTATGTTGTTAGTACTACTAATAATACTATTAGTGGTATTAATACAaattagtaatactagtactgctagtacttatagtaatactaatacagctagtaatactagtattgtttgtaataatagtactgttagtaatacttGTACAACTAGTAATTCTAGTACTGCTAGGAATACTAATACTGCTAGGAATACTAGTACCGCTAGTAAAACTTCTAATAAAAGTACCGCTAGTAAAACTTGTAAtattagtactgctagtaatactagtaccactagtaatactagtactgctagtaataatagtactgttagtaatacttGTACAACTTGTAATAatagtactactagtaatactagtactgctagtaatactagtaatactagtaccgCTAGTACaattagtaatactagtactgctagtaataatattattgttagTAATACTTGTACAACAAGttatactagtactgctagtaatactagtactgctaataATACTAGTCCGCTAGTACAACTAGTAATACTAAtgctgctagtaatactagtaccgCTAGTATACAACTAGTAATACTAggactgctagtaatactactaGTACAACTAGTACtggtagtaatactagtactgatagtattactagtactgctagtaatgcaagtaatactagtactgctagtaatactagtactgcttgtCATACtactaatactagtactgctagtaatactagtacagCTAGTAATACTAGCACAGCTAGAAATatagtactactagtaatagTAGTACTgcttagtaatactagtaactAGTAATACTATTAATGGTATTAATACAACTAATTCTAGTACTGCTagaaatactagtactgctagtacaactagtactgttagtaatactagtgtTACTAGAAAAacaagtactgctagtaataccaGTACTGCTAGTAcaactagtactgctagtaatactagtaatactagtactgctagtaatactactaGTAgttctagtaatactagtactgctagtaataatactagtactgctaataATACTACTACTATTGCTAGtcatactagtactgctagtaatagtAGTACTATTAGTAAAACTAGTattgttagtaatactagtactgctagtaatactagaaCTGCTAGAAATACTATactactgctagtaatactaggaCTGCTAGTACTTTCTAATAATACTAGTACGGCTAGTATTGTGAGTaatgctagtactgctagtaatgctAGTACTGCTAATAATACTGGTTCTTTAAGTAATACTAATACTGCTAGTAATAATAGTTCTTCTAATAATACTAGTACTACTCTTAATACTAGTacttctagtaatactagtaatactagtactgctagtaatactggtACTGCTagaaatactagtactgctaagaatactagtactgctagaaaaactagtattgctagtaatactagtattgctagGACTGCTAGgaatactagtactgttagtaatactagtactgctagaaaTAGTAGTATTGCTACTAATActtgtaatactagtactgctattaatactagtaatactagtactgctagtaataataatactgccagtaatactagtattggtagtaatactagtactgctagaaaTTCTAATactgctagtactgctagtactgcTTACTGCTAGTAATAATATACTGCCAGTAATACTAGTATtggtagtaatactagtactgctagaaaTCTAATACTGCTAGTACTGCTAATAATGCTGGTACTGCTagaaatactagtactgctaagaatactagtactgctagaaaaactagtattgctagtaatactagtattgctagtaatactagtactgttagtaatactagtactgctagtattactagaacagctagtaatactagaacagctagtaatactagaactgctagtaatactagtactgctagtaaagTAGTAGTGCtattaatactagtaatactagtagtgctattaatactagtaatactagtactgctattaatactagtaatactagtactgctagtactgctagtaatactagtattctagtaatactagtactgctaggaATACTAGAACTGCTAGTAACACTACAACAATTATTACTTTAGACAACACCATAAAACCGTGGTCTAAAGCATTAAAACTGTGGCCTAAAGTTTAGGCAACAGTTTTTTAGCCGTGCTCTAGGTGAGCGTGGCCGTTGGTAATAGGCCACGGTTTTTATAAAGACAACAATTTTAAAACCGTTGCCTAAAATCTTTATAACAGCCACAATTTTAAAAGTGTTGCTTAAAGTATTGACAAAAACAacaatatatttctttaattttagaaaattactCATACAAAAGTTCAGGATAAAAAGAATAAACGTGTATTGAAACATAAATGACTCAACAAGAAATTTCACATATTTCAATAGATGTATTCCATTCCAACtacataataaatttttttgtctTAAAGT
The window above is part of the Phaseolus vulgaris cultivar G19833 unplaced genomic scaffold, P. vulgaris v2.0 scaffold_653, whole genome shotgun sequence genome. Proteins encoded here:
- the LOC137817687 gene encoding putative GPI-anchored protein pfl2, which encodes MFKVTGITAGSVKTLTVNFVVAYTMTVSKKATSVYWRNTNNTSNTSSTNTASTTSNTITAINKSSTNTKSNTSTDSTTSTASNTSTASNNSMTSTVNNTSTTSTVSNTSTASTASNTSTTSNTSTASNAIMLLLLRILLVLLVNPSIAYNPSITSNSNTASASTASTASNTSTTNNNSTASNTSTASNTSIPILLVIMFTSNSSNISTASNTTTACNTSNTNTASHISNTSTASNITTSSNSSTATNTSTTSNTNLIKNTSTATNTSTASNTSNTSTASNSSISSTSNTRTASNTSNTSTSTNSNTASNTNTGSNTKTASTASNNSTARNTSTASNTSIPSNNSTTCFTSTDSNTSSASNNSTASNNSAASNTSTVRNTYVVSTTNNTISGINTNYTARNTSTASTTSTVSNTSVTRKTSTASNTSTASTTSTASNTSNTSTASNTTSSSSNTSTASNNTSTANNTTTIASHTSTASNSSTISKTSIVSNTSTASNTRTARNTILLLVILGLLVLSNNTSTASIVSNASTASNASTANNTGSLSNTNTASNNSSSNNTSTTLNTSTSSNTSNTSTASNTGTARNTSTAKNTSTARKTSIASNTSIARTARNTSTVSNTSTARNSSIATNTCNTSTAINTSNTSTASNNNTASNTSIGSNTSTARNSNTASTASTAYC